In Carassius auratus strain Wakin chromosome 20, ASM336829v1, whole genome shotgun sequence, the genomic stretch TGCGTGCACCAAAATACGCTCGTCTGAGTCTGTTGTAAAAGGCTTGGGGTGTCTCATGCCGGCCTTGTTTGGTTTCTAGGGTGGCCATCAGTCCTTGGTCTGCCTCTGGGtctgcaaattctttaaataggGCTTTCTCGGAGGAGGTGGAAGTCTGACTTGGTGTGTATAGGCTGTCTATACAAAAAACTTCGCATCTCAGGACTGGATGTTGTTTGAAGCAAATagagtctgtctctgtctgtcacgTTGGATCTCATTTCCAAATGGAAGTCCATATCTTGCAGGTAGGCCTGGACATCTTGACTTCCTGCCAAATTTGGGTTGAATTTGTTGATGTTCCTGGCCAGTTTGTCAAGGTCTTTGGCTTTTTCCAGTAGCTGCTCTGCATACTGTAACTTGTTGACCAAATCATCTTGGGCAGCCTTAGCTTGTTCTAATTCTCGGCTGGTGGTTGTCAATGTTTCTTGAAGCCTTTCAATTTCCTCTTTGGCGCCTGGCTCCACCTCATCGGACCCTTCCTGTTGGTCCCGTGCTTTCAGTTCTAACTGGTTGATGCGTTGTTTTGCATGAGTCAGCTCCTCTTGGAGTGAGGCTATCAGTGTTTGACTCAGTGAGCCAGTGATCTTTGCAATCTCTTTG encodes the following:
- the LOC113037733 gene encoding uncharacterized protein LOC113037733 — its product is MADQDSGIGLESSKEVSSSQDNGQSKVEGGIISCHIPKASDNLRQHTQEQLDANISDIMTEDPYRSYNHKEIAKITGSLSQTLIASLQEELTHAKQRINQLELKARDQQEGSDEVEPGAKEEIERLQETLTTTSRELEQAKAAQDDLVNKLQYAEQLLEKAKDLDKLARNINKFNPNLAGSQDVQAYLQDMDFHLEMRSNVTDRDRLYLLQTTSSPEMRSFLYRQPIHTKSDFHLLRESPI